In Chryseobacterium lactis, a single genomic region encodes these proteins:
- the nhaA gene encoding Na+/H+ antiporter NhaA: MNLSLYFKKFFNNSQASGIILIFCVLASLLIANSSAAEAFQHFLDKEVGTHLFGLEYPVSIWINDGLMAVFFLLVGLEIKRELVEGELSSFKNASLPIFAAVGGMLVPAVIYSIFNSGTEYGNGWGIPMATDIAFSLAIISMLGKRIPNSIKIFLAALAIVDDLGAILVIAIFYTEQIHWTYLFLSLGVTGLLFLLNFLKVTRIIFYIIPGLFLWYFLHHSGIHATIAGVLLAFSIPTNASNVEISPLEKLEHKLHIPVSFLIMPIFALANTNITFTSHMVAGVTSTLGLGIIGGLILGKLIGINLFSMIAIKLKLSSLPQNSNWTQMIGVGLLAGIGFTMSIFIALLSFKGEIEIQDEAKFAILIASFIAAILGFTILKISSKENPELEEN, encoded by the coding sequence ATGAATTTATCTCTTTATTTTAAAAAATTTTTCAACAACAGCCAGGCCTCAGGAATTATTCTTATTTTCTGTGTGCTGGCTTCATTACTTATTGCTAACTCATCAGCTGCAGAGGCTTTTCAGCACTTTTTAGATAAAGAAGTGGGTACTCACCTGTTCGGACTGGAATATCCTGTCAGCATCTGGATCAATGACGGATTAATGGCTGTTTTCTTTCTTCTCGTAGGTCTTGAAATCAAAAGAGAACTTGTAGAAGGAGAACTTTCATCTTTTAAAAATGCGTCATTGCCTATTTTTGCTGCTGTGGGAGGAATGCTTGTTCCGGCAGTGATATACAGTATTTTCAACTCAGGAACTGAATACGGAAACGGCTGGGGAATCCCCATGGCTACCGATATTGCTTTTTCTCTGGCTATTATTTCGATGCTTGGAAAAAGAATCCCTAATTCAATTAAAATATTTCTGGCGGCATTAGCTATTGTAGATGATTTGGGAGCCATTCTTGTGATTGCCATTTTTTATACTGAACAGATTCATTGGACTTATTTATTCCTTTCTCTCGGAGTAACAGGGCTCTTATTTTTGCTCAACTTCTTAAAAGTAACCCGTATTATATTTTATATTATTCCTGGATTGTTTTTATGGTATTTCCTTCATCATTCGGGGATTCATGCTACTATTGCAGGGGTATTACTCGCATTTTCTATTCCTACCAATGCTTCTAATGTGGAAATTTCTCCGTTGGAAAAACTGGAACATAAGCTTCACATTCCTGTCAGCTTCCTGATCATGCCAATATTTGCTTTAGCCAATACCAATATTACTTTTACAAGTCACATGGTGGCGGGTGTTACAAGTACATTAGGATTGGGAATTATTGGCGGGTTGATCCTGGGAAAACTGATCGGAATCAACTTATTCTCCATGATTGCTATTAAATTAAAACTAAGCTCACTTCCTCAAAATAGTAACTGGACTCAAATGATCGGAGTAGGATTACTTGCAGGGATAGGATTTACTATGTCCATTTTCATTGCTCTTCTATCCTTTAAAGGTGAAATTGAGATTCAGGACGAAGCCAAATTTGCTATTTTAATTGCTTCTTTTATTGCTGCAATTTTAGGTTTTACCATTTTAAAAATAAGCTCAAAAGAAAATCCGGAGTTGGAAGAAAATTAA
- a CDS encoding RelA/SpoT family protein encodes MSYDLEQENKEILARYKDLISNTYRTLDEENNKLIRKAFDIALDAHKDQRRKSGEPYIYHPIAVAKIVATEIGLGATSIACALLHDVIEDSDYTYEDIKKIFGEKIANIVNGLTKISIMNHQNISVQSENYRKLLLTLSEDFRVILIKIADRLHNMRTLESMAPDKQKKIASETVYIYAPMAHRLGLYNIKSELEDLSLKYNNPEIYNEITEKLELAKESRERYIEEFKKEASERLREEGLNFKIKGRAKAISSIYRKMLKQGVSFEEVFDNYAIRIIYKSDAKNEKFLAWKIYSIVTDVYHSNPSRMRDWITQPRSTGYESLHLTVLGPDRKWIEVQIRSERMDEIAEKGVAAHYKYKEGYKQSSDDRNFEKWVTEIREVLEQQQNLSTSELLDNIKLNLYSKEVFVFTPKGEIKILPTNATALDFAFSVHSDLGMKCLGAKINGKLVPISYILQNGDQIDILSSQNQKPKSDWLEFVVTSKAKSKIKSYLNSQKNQLVEEGKEILQRKLRHAKINFNDEEVNKLQKFFNLKSSQELFLKFQTNELDASSLRKYIESKNVFNNLLSRFRKSPTKNTHFEEPKQQNLDMIVFGKDEEKLNYTYAKCCTVIPGDKIFGFITISDGIKVHSDNCPNAINLRAQYDYRVIPAKWVNAESFKNRVKIEIEGLDRMGMINDITTVISGSMGMDMKSMSIESNNGVFTGNINLEVKNKGQLEETFKKLKSINGVSRVRRLQS; translated from the coding sequence ATGAGTTACGACTTAGAACAAGAGAACAAAGAGATCCTTGCGAGGTATAAGGATCTGATTTCGAATACATACAGGACTTTGGATGAGGAAAATAACAAACTTATCCGAAAGGCATTTGATATTGCATTAGATGCCCACAAAGATCAAAGGAGAAAATCCGGAGAACCTTACATCTACCACCCCATTGCTGTTGCTAAAATTGTAGCGACAGAAATTGGTCTTGGAGCTACTTCTATTGCGTGTGCCCTTCTGCATGATGTTATTGAAGATTCTGATTATACTTACGAAGATATCAAGAAGATCTTTGGTGAGAAGATTGCCAATATCGTGAACGGATTGACTAAAATATCCATCATGAATCATCAGAATATCTCCGTACAGTCTGAAAATTACAGAAAACTATTGTTGACGTTGTCTGAAGATTTTAGGGTTATTCTGATCAAAATTGCGGATCGTCTTCACAATATGAGGACGCTGGAAAGTATGGCACCCGATAAGCAAAAGAAAATTGCTTCCGAAACCGTCTATATTTATGCACCGATGGCTCACCGTCTGGGGCTCTACAATATCAAATCCGAACTGGAAGATCTTTCGCTGAAGTACAATAATCCTGAAATCTACAATGAAATTACGGAAAAATTGGAACTAGCTAAGGAAAGCCGTGAGAGATATATTGAAGAATTTAAAAAAGAAGCATCAGAAAGACTCCGGGAAGAAGGATTAAATTTTAAAATTAAAGGTCGCGCAAAAGCAATTTCTTCTATTTACAGAAAAATGCTGAAGCAAGGAGTTTCTTTTGAAGAGGTATTTGATAACTATGCCATCAGAATCATTTATAAGTCTGATGCTAAGAATGAAAAGTTCCTTGCCTGGAAAATCTACTCTATCGTTACGGATGTATATCACAGTAATCCTTCGAGAATGCGTGACTGGATCACACAGCCTCGTTCAACAGGATATGAAAGTTTACATTTAACCGTTTTAGGGCCGGACAGAAAGTGGATCGAAGTACAGATCCGTTCAGAACGAATGGATGAGATTGCCGAAAAAGGGGTTGCTGCTCACTACAAATATAAGGAAGGTTACAAGCAGAGTTCTGATGACCGTAATTTTGAAAAATGGGTAACGGAAATCCGTGAAGTGCTTGAACAACAGCAGAATCTTTCTACTTCTGAGCTTTTAGATAATATTAAACTTAATCTGTACTCAAAAGAAGTATTTGTATTTACCCCGAAAGGAGAAATCAAAATTTTACCTACGAATGCTACCGCGCTGGATTTTGCATTTTCCGTTCACTCGGATTTGGGAATGAAATGTTTAGGGGCTAAAATAAACGGTAAACTGGTTCCAATTTCTTATATCCTTCAAAATGGGGATCAGATCGACATTCTTTCTTCACAGAATCAGAAACCAAAATCCGACTGGCTTGAATTTGTAGTGACTTCAAAAGCGAAGTCCAAAATTAAAAGTTACCTGAACTCCCAGAAAAATCAGCTGGTAGAGGAAGGAAAAGAAATTCTGCAGAGAAAACTTCGTCATGCAAAAATCAATTTCAATGATGAGGAAGTTAATAAACTTCAGAAATTCTTTAATTTAAAAAGTTCACAAGAGCTGTTTCTTAAATTCCAAACCAACGAACTGGATGCCAGCAGCTTAAGAAAATACATCGAAAGTAAAAACGTATTTAATAATTTACTTTCAAGATTCAGAAAATCACCTACAAAAAATACTCATTTCGAAGAACCGAAACAGCAGAATCTTGACATGATCGTCTTCGGAAAAGATGAGGAAAAACTCAACTACACGTATGCAAAATGCTGCACCGTTATTCCGGGAGACAAAATTTTTGGGTTTATCACCATTTCAGACGGAATTAAGGTTCATAGTGACAACTGTCCGAATGCCATCAACCTGAGAGCTCAGTACGACTATCGTGTAATACCTGCCAAATGGGTGAACGCCGAAAGCTTCAAAAACAGAGTGAAAATTGAGATCGAAGGTCTTGACAGAATGGGAATGATCAACGATATCACTACCGTAATCAGTGGAAGTATGGGAATGGATATGAAAAGTATGTCCATAGAATCCAACAACGGAGTTTTTACAGGAAATATCAACCTTGAAGTTAAAAACAAAGGCCAGTTAGAAGAAACTTTTAAAAAGCTTAAAAGTATTAATGGAGTCTCCAGAGTGAGACGACTACAATCGTAA
- the acs gene encoding acetate--CoA ligase, producing the protein MRNYLIEDLPHYFEEYKKSIKNPKKFWDKVADQNFVWYQRWSKVVKYDMNEAKIEWFKNAKLNITKNCIDRHLSVRGDKTAIIWEPNDPKEEAQHISYNELYTRVNKTANVLSDMGIGKGDRVCIYLPMIPELAITMLACAKLGAVHSVIFAGFSASAVASRVNDCEAKMVITSDGSYRGNKVLDLKSIVDDALEKTPTIEKVLVVKRTHNEITMKEGRDYWMADLYEKASPDFVTVIMDSEDPLFILYTSGSTGKPKGMLHTCAGYMVYTAYTFKNVFNYKENDIYWCTADIGWITGHSYILYGPLLNGATTVIFEGVPTYPEPDRFWEVIEKHKITQFYTAPTAIRSLAKESTEWVDKHDLSTLKVIGSVGEPINDEAWHWFNDHVGKKKCPIVDTWWQTETGGIMISPLPFVTPTKPTYATLPLPGIQPVLMDDKRNEITGNQVTGNLCIRFPWPGIARTIWGDHQRYKETYFTAFPGKYFTGDGALRDEVGYYRITGRVDDVIIVSGHNLGTAPIEDSINQHPAVAESAIVGYPHDIKGNALYGYVTLKETGEGRDKENLKKEINQLISEQIGPIAKLDKIQFVSGLPKTRSGKIMRRILRKIAEGDFSNFGDISTLLNPEIVEEIKNERI; encoded by the coding sequence ATGAGAAATTACTTAATAGAAGATCTACCACATTATTTTGAAGAATATAAAAAGTCTATCAAAAATCCCAAGAAATTCTGGGATAAGGTAGCTGATCAAAATTTCGTGTGGTATCAGAGATGGAGCAAAGTCGTGAAATATGATATGAATGAAGCTAAAATCGAATGGTTCAAAAACGCCAAACTCAATATCACCAAAAATTGTATCGACAGGCATCTTTCGGTAAGAGGAGACAAAACAGCAATCATCTGGGAACCTAATGACCCCAAAGAAGAAGCACAACATATTTCTTACAACGAACTGTATACACGGGTTAACAAAACAGCCAATGTACTCAGCGACATGGGAATTGGAAAAGGAGACAGAGTCTGCATTTATCTCCCTATGATTCCTGAGCTTGCCATTACAATGCTGGCTTGTGCAAAACTGGGAGCCGTACATTCTGTAATTTTTGCTGGTTTTTCCGCCTCTGCCGTCGCTTCAAGAGTTAATGATTGTGAAGCAAAAATGGTGATTACATCAGATGGAAGTTATAGAGGAAATAAGGTGCTGGATTTAAAAAGTATTGTAGATGATGCATTGGAAAAAACACCGACGATCGAAAAGGTACTGGTTGTGAAAAGAACGCACAACGAAATCACCATGAAAGAAGGTAGAGATTACTGGATGGCTGATTTATATGAAAAAGCCTCTCCTGATTTCGTTACTGTTATCATGGATTCTGAAGACCCTCTATTCATTCTCTATACTTCAGGCTCCACAGGGAAACCTAAAGGAATGCTTCATACCTGCGCAGGATATATGGTTTATACCGCGTATACTTTTAAAAATGTATTTAATTATAAAGAAAATGACATTTATTGGTGTACTGCAGATATCGGATGGATTACCGGGCACTCTTATATTCTTTATGGCCCATTATTAAATGGGGCCACCACAGTTATTTTTGAAGGAGTACCTACATACCCTGAACCGGACCGTTTCTGGGAAGTAATTGAAAAACATAAAATCACACAGTTTTATACCGCTCCTACTGCGATCCGTTCTTTGGCAAAAGAAAGTACAGAATGGGTAGACAAGCATGACCTGAGTACTTTAAAAGTAATCGGATCTGTAGGTGAACCTATCAACGATGAGGCATGGCATTGGTTTAATGACCACGTTGGAAAGAAGAAATGTCCGATTGTCGATACCTGGTGGCAAACAGAAACAGGAGGAATTATGATTTCACCGCTTCCATTTGTTACCCCTACAAAACCTACTTATGCAACATTACCATTACCAGGGATTCAGCCAGTATTGATGGATGACAAACGCAATGAAATTACAGGAAACCAGGTAACAGGAAACCTTTGCATCCGTTTTCCTTGGCCGGGAATTGCAAGAACAATCTGGGGAGATCATCAAAGGTATAAAGAAACCTATTTTACAGCATTCCCCGGAAAATATTTCACAGGTGACGGAGCCTTGAGAGACGAAGTAGGCTATTACAGAATTACAGGACGTGTTGACGATGTGATTATTGTTTCAGGACACAATTTAGGAACAGCCCCTATTGAAGACAGTATCAACCAGCACCCTGCTGTGGCAGAATCCGCTATTGTTGGCTATCCGCATGACATCAAAGGAAATGCATTGTACGGCTATGTGACGCTGAAAGAAACCGGAGAAGGTCGTGACAAGGAAAATCTTAAAAAAGAAATTAACCAATTGATTTCTGAACAGATCGGGCCTATTGCCAAACTGGATAAGATACAATTCGTTTCAGGGCTTCCTAAAACACGTTCAGGAAAAATTATGCGTAGAATATTGAGAAAAATTGCAGAGGGAGACTTCAGCAATTTCGGAGATATTTCTACTCTTTTAAATCCTGAAATTGTAGAAGAAATTAAGAACGAAAGAATTTAA
- a CDS encoding AMP-binding protein, which produces MDTDTLFKQSIENKEEFWKEHAAEINWFEFPKNILSKDKNDYPQWFSDGKLNMCYLCIDQHIEDGFGEQIAIVYDSPVTDQKITYTFNQAKEEISKLAGGLVSLGLEKGDTAVIYMPMIPQTLFAMLACARIGVIHNVVFGGFAPHELVVRIDDCKPKVLITATAGIEIAKRIPYLPLVEKAIELAQDKVDHIIVYNRKLVDNKDEMFDGLIDYEELVQKSAPADCVSIESTHPLYLLYTSGTTGKPKGIVRDTGGYATALKFSMKYVYGVEPGETYWAASDFGWAVGHSFSVYGPLINRNTTVIFEGKPIMTPDAGTFWKIISEYKVSVMFTAPTAIRAIKKEDPHGELVKKYDLSHFRKQFLAGERCDVATLDWFAEHIGVPAIDHWWQTESGWPMLGLMTFNDQYKIKRASAGKPIPGYDIKIFDENGLELDPHHEGYLVIKLPLPPGAMLGIWKDHERFQNSYLSQYNGYYFSGDGAIQDEDGYIFITGRVDDVINVAGHRLSTSEMEEIVSSHPDVAECAVVGIDDELKGQIPFATLVLKNGSTISEQDVEKDIIQMVREKIGAVAFLKNAMVVKRLPKTRSGKILRKLIRTLLDGKDFQIPSTIDDEKIIDEIQEKINEYRA; this is translated from the coding sequence ATGGACACTGATACATTATTTAAACAAAGTATAGAAAATAAAGAAGAATTCTGGAAAGAACATGCCGCAGAAATCAACTGGTTTGAGTTCCCCAAAAATATTCTTTCAAAAGATAAAAACGATTATCCACAATGGTTTTCTGACGGAAAGCTCAATATGTGCTATTTATGTATTGACCAACATATTGAGGATGGCTTTGGAGAGCAGATCGCTATTGTGTACGACTCCCCTGTTACGGATCAAAAAATCACCTATACTTTCAATCAGGCAAAGGAGGAAATCTCGAAACTTGCCGGAGGACTGGTTTCTTTAGGATTAGAAAAAGGAGATACCGCAGTAATTTATATGCCGATGATTCCCCAAACACTTTTTGCCATGCTGGCCTGTGCAAGAATTGGAGTGATTCACAATGTTGTTTTTGGAGGTTTTGCACCTCATGAATTAGTGGTAAGAATTGATGACTGCAAGCCTAAGGTTTTAATCACCGCTACTGCAGGAATAGAGATTGCCAAAAGAATTCCTTATCTCCCGCTGGTAGAAAAAGCAATCGAACTGGCACAGGATAAAGTAGACCATATTATCGTTTATAATAGAAAATTAGTTGATAACAAGGACGAAATGTTCGACGGACTGATCGATTATGAAGAATTGGTTCAAAAATCTGCTCCAGCTGACTGTGTATCTATAGAATCAACCCATCCACTGTATTTACTTTATACTTCAGGAACGACAGGAAAACCAAAAGGAATTGTACGTGATACCGGTGGTTATGCCACGGCATTAAAATTCTCCATGAAGTATGTATATGGAGTTGAACCGGGAGAAACGTATTGGGCTGCTTCTGATTTCGGTTGGGCGGTTGGTCACAGTTTTTCTGTCTATGGGCCGCTAATCAACCGAAATACCACTGTTATTTTTGAAGGAAAACCCATTATGACCCCTGACGCAGGAACATTCTGGAAAATCATTTCGGAGTACAAGGTTTCTGTTATGTTCACCGCTCCTACGGCGATCAGGGCAATTAAAAAAGAAGATCCTCATGGAGAACTGGTCAAAAAGTATGATTTATCCCATTTCAGAAAACAGTTTTTAGCGGGCGAAAGATGTGACGTAGCTACCCTGGACTGGTTCGCAGAGCACATCGGAGTTCCGGCCATTGATCATTGGTGGCAGACAGAATCGGGTTGGCCAATGCTGGGATTAATGACCTTTAATGATCAGTACAAAATCAAAAGAGCCTCCGCAGGAAAACCGATTCCGGGCTATGATATTAAAATTTTTGATGAAAATGGGCTTGAACTCGATCCTCATCATGAAGGTTATCTGGTGATCAAACTTCCGCTTCCTCCAGGTGCTATGCTTGGAATATGGAAAGATCATGAACGTTTTCAGAACAGTTATCTGTCTCAATACAATGGATATTATTTTTCCGGCGACGGCGCAATACAGGATGAAGACGGCTATATTTTCATCACAGGAAGAGTGGATGACGTCATCAATGTTGCAGGCCACAGACTTTCTACTTCAGAGATGGAAGAGATTGTTTCCTCGCATCCTGATGTAGCCGAATGTGCCGTAGTAGGTATTGATGATGAATTAAAAGGACAGATTCCTTTTGCAACGCTTGTTTTAAAGAACGGATCGACTATTTCTGAACAGGATGTTGAGAAAGATATCATTCAAATGGTAAGAGAAAAGATAGGCGCTGTGGCTTTCTTAAAAAATGCAATGGTAGTCAAACGATTACCAAAAACGCGATCAGGAAAAATCTTAAGAAAACTGATCAGGACATTATTGGACGGAAAAGATTTTCAGATTCCATCTACCATTGATGACGAAAAAATCATTGATGAAATTCAGGAAAAAATCAATGAATATAGGGCTTAA
- a CDS encoding response regulator transcription factor, giving the protein MRKIIIADDEHKILMSLEYSFKKNGYDVYIARDGTEVLDFLKTMVPDVILLDIMMSNLDGYSTLDLIRQDEKLNDTKVIFLSAKNNPKDIEKGLEMGADAYITKPYSIKKLMQQIEEMFG; this is encoded by the coding sequence ATGAGAAAGATAATCATTGCGGATGACGAACACAAAATATTAATGTCACTGGAGTACAGTTTTAAGAAAAACGGCTATGATGTTTATATCGCACGGGACGGAACAGAGGTTCTTGATTTTTTAAAAACAATGGTTCCCGATGTGATTCTCCTCGATATTATGATGTCCAATCTTGACGGGTACAGCACACTGGATCTTATCAGGCAGGATGAAAAACTGAACGATACAAAAGTCATCTTTCTGAGTGCAAAAAATAACCCAAAAGATATTGAAAAGGGATTGGAAATGGGAGCTGATGCTTATATAACGAAACCCTACTCGATTAAAAAACTGATGCAGCAGATTGAGGAGATGTTTGGATGA
- a CDS encoding ATP-binding protein encodes MNSFALFSVVLFYLALLFLVAHLAEKKRSKLWINNPYIYALSLAVYCTAWTYYGSIGVAATSGLNYLPIYIGPIMIIPAWIYINTRIVRISRVNKISSLADFISLRYGNSRSLSAIITVVCLLAIVPYIGLQIKAISETFHLVTETPMSKDILTDNATFVVVLIALFSSYYGTRYVDASEKRLGIISAIALESFLKLFFIIILGFFVIYYVFDGFSDIYEKASRFKDFKEKNTFNGIEGALNWMVLCMISATAICILPRQFHTAIIENRQEKHIKTAIWFFPLYLLIFTVFIFPIAWGGRLIFEGQKVNPEFYSILIPQHFDNTLITVLVFLGGLSSCISMIIISAITLSIMLSNNLIIPYGLLGKLKSENEEQNTRSITNIRKFSIFALIIMAFAFYKYFILKTSLDSVGLISFVVIAQLAPAFFGAIFWRRGSYKGAVAGLAAGLAICYFGLIIPQYYFSYNQEFKGVLRVLYDAFGFFTIPYLGRIPQIFFWSLLVNTGLFTIISVSIKGNYRERNFAELYVDIDKYIQNHENAFIWRGTAYVSDIKNILERFLGKNKTEQALRIFNLKYNIDSQTETADSRFIKFSENLLAGRIGTASAKILIEGVTKEDKISLKEVLNILEESKENISLNKKLTEQSEELQKLSDDLRTANESLIVKDRQKDDFLDSVAHELRTPITAIRSAGEILADDDEIPFEIKQEFLNNIVTESDRLSEIINDILYLDKLQHGEISLHIKENNIIETYKKALNPILHLIQQKNIHLSEVNLLNQFIFDYDEARMIQLFQNIWGNALKFTDDQGTIQTKIFEKDNQLFISIFNTGKHIPEEDLEMIFDKFYQSKNQNILKPTGSGLGLAISKKIVQAHKGNIKAENSGLGVTFTINIPKKNIKEIKNEVEHA; translated from the coding sequence ATGAATAGTTTTGCATTATTTTCTGTAGTCTTATTTTACCTGGCACTTCTGTTCTTAGTTGCTCATTTGGCAGAGAAGAAAAGAAGCAAGCTCTGGATCAATAATCCCTACATTTATGCATTATCCCTGGCAGTTTATTGTACAGCATGGACGTATTACGGAAGCATCGGTGTAGCAGCAACAAGTGGATTGAATTATCTGCCTATCTACATTGGTCCTATCATGATTATTCCGGCATGGATCTATATCAATACACGAATTGTACGAATTTCAAGAGTGAATAAAATAAGTAGTCTGGCAGATTTTATTTCATTACGCTATGGAAACAGCAGAAGCTTGAGCGCCATTATCACTGTCGTATGCCTTCTTGCCATTGTTCCATATATCGGCCTGCAGATCAAAGCGATTTCTGAAACGTTTCACCTTGTAACGGAGACTCCAATGTCAAAAGATATCCTGACAGACAACGCCACTTTTGTTGTGGTATTGATCGCTTTATTTTCTTCATATTACGGAACCAGATATGTAGATGCTTCAGAAAAACGACTGGGAATCATTTCTGCTATTGCCCTGGAAAGCTTTTTAAAACTATTTTTTATCATCATTCTTGGCTTTTTTGTTATTTACTATGTATTTGATGGGTTTTCCGACATCTATGAGAAAGCCAGCAGGTTTAAAGATTTTAAAGAAAAAAATACATTTAACGGGATTGAAGGAGCCTTGAACTGGATGGTTCTGTGTATGATTTCAGCTACCGCTATTTGTATTCTTCCCAGACAATTCCACACGGCTATCATTGAAAACAGGCAGGAAAAACACATCAAGACAGCTATTTGGTTTTTTCCCTTATACCTGTTAATTTTTACGGTTTTCATTTTCCCTATTGCCTGGGGCGGAAGATTGATTTTTGAAGGACAAAAAGTAAACCCTGAGTTCTACTCTATTCTGATTCCTCAGCATTTTGACAATACCTTAATTACAGTTTTGGTTTTTCTCGGTGGGTTAAGCTCATGTATTTCCATGATCATTATTTCAGCGATTACCTTATCCATCATGCTTTCCAATAATCTGATTATTCCTTACGGGCTGCTTGGGAAACTTAAATCTGAAAATGAAGAGCAAAACACCCGAAGCATCACCAATATCAGAAAATTCAGCATTTTCGCCCTGATCATTATGGCATTTGCTTTTTATAAATATTTTATTCTTAAAACTTCGTTAGACTCAGTCGGACTGATTTCGTTTGTGGTGATTGCACAATTGGCACCTGCATTCTTCGGAGCTATATTCTGGCGAAGAGGAAGCTATAAAGGAGCCGTTGCAGGGCTTGCTGCGGGATTGGCCATCTGCTATTTCGGATTAATTATTCCACAGTATTATTTCTCCTACAACCAGGAGTTCAAAGGAGTTTTGAGAGTTCTCTATGATGCTTTCGGATTTTTCACTATTCCTTACCTGGGAAGAATTCCGCAGATTTTTTTCTGGTCTTTACTGGTGAATACAGGCTTGTTTACGATTATTTCTGTAAGTATCAAAGGGAATTACCGTGAAAGAAACTTTGCAGAACTTTACGTAGACATCGACAAATACATTCAAAATCACGAAAATGCCTTTATCTGGAGAGGAACAGCTTATGTTTCCGACATCAAGAACATCCTTGAACGATTTTTAGGCAAAAATAAAACAGAACAGGCGTTACGGATTTTTAATCTAAAATATAATATTGATTCCCAAACCGAAACTGCGGATTCCAGATTTATTAAATTCTCCGAAAACCTTTTGGCAGGGAGAATCGGTACTGCATCAGCAAAAATTTTAATTGAAGGAGTGACTAAAGAAGATAAAATATCTTTGAAAGAAGTTTTAAATATCCTTGAAGAATCTAAAGAAAATATCAGCTTAAATAAAAAACTCACCGAGCAATCCGAGGAATTACAGAAGCTATCAGATGATCTCCGCACCGCCAATGAAAGCCTGATCGTAAAAGACCGTCAGAAAGATGACTTCCTGGATTCTGTTGCCCATGAGTTGAGAACTCCCATTACAGCGATCCGTTCTGCAGGAGAAATTCTAGCCGATGATGATGAAATTCCTTTCGAAATTAAACAGGAGTTTTTGAATAACATTGTCACAGAATCCGACAGGCTAAGTGAGATTATCAACGATATTCTTTATCTCGATAAGCTTCAGCATGGTGAAATCTCTTTACATATCAAGGAAAATAACATCATTGAAACCTATAAAAAAGCACTGAATCCGATTCTTCATCTGATTCAGCAGAAAAATATTCATTTAAGTGAGGTCAATCTTTTGAATCAGTTTATATTTGATTATGATGAAGCGAGGATGATTCAGCTGTTTCAGAATATCTGGGGAAATGCTTTAAAGTTTACGGATGATCAAGGCACTATACAAACCAAAATATTTGAAAAAGACAACCAGCTGTTTATTTCCATTTTTAATACAGGGAAACACATTCCTGAAGAAGACCTGGAAATGATATTTGACAAGTTTTATCAATCCAAAAACCAAAACATTTTAAAACCTACCGGAAGCGGACTTGGACTGGCAATTTCAAAAAAAATAGTGCAAGCCCACAAAGGAAATATAAAAGCTGAAAATAGCGGACTGGGTGTAACTTTCACCATCAATATTCCGAAAAAAAATATAAAAGAGATTAAAAATGAAGTTGAACACGCTTAA
- a CDS encoding DUF6814 family protein, which yields MNGLKKILGILWIAIAVIVGYFGITVLGIPKITSGKQEDLVFGIIILFVLMPIISGGMAIFGYYALTGEYSDDKV from the coding sequence ATGAACGGACTAAAAAAAATATTAGGTATTCTCTGGATTGCTATCGCAGTGATTGTAGGATATTTCGGAATTACAGTATTGGGAATTCCAAAGATTACTTCCGGAAAGCAGGAAGATCTGGTATTCGGGATCATTATTTTATTTGTACTGATGCCGATTATTTCAGGCGGAATGGCCATTTTCGGTTATTATGCATTAACCGGAGAATATTCTGACGACAAAGTATAA